The DNA sequence GGCCCACGGCGCGCCGGAGGACTTCGTGGTGGACCAGTGGGGGGCCCAGTGCTACTTCCAATGCCTGGATCACATGGAGCGGGTGTTGTTGCATTCCCCGGGCGTAACCCCGGAACAGGCCGCCGCCTTCGGTCTGGAGCAGGTTCCCGACCTGGGCGCGGCCTGGCAAGAACTGCTGGCCGCCTATCCCCGCGTGGCGGTGATGCCCGAGGGCCCCTATCTTTGCCCGGTGCTTGCCGTCTGAGCCGCGCAATCATCGGCCCTTGCCTTCCCGATAATTCCCTGCTATTTTGGCCCAATTGTAGGCGGCGCCCCCACCGCTCCGCCCGCAAGCCAGGGGGCCTCCGGAAGGACGGCTAGCCCTGTCTTTTTTTCCGGCCCGCTTCAATCCATCAAAATTCAGATAAACAGCAGCCCCGGGTGGGGTGGAGGAGGCTTTCATGGGGGGGATCGGTCATTGGCTGACGCGGCGGGCCGTGCTCAGCGCCGAGCGCATCGCGGTAATCGACGGAGAGCGCCGCATCAGCTACTCGCGGCTCAACCAGCGGGTGAACCAACTGGCCCGGGCCCTGGCCGAGGGCGGCCTCCGGCGGGGCGACCGCCTGAGCATGTTGGCCCTCAACTGCCTGGAGTGGGTGGAGGCGGTGATGGCCACGGCCAAGCTGGGGGTCATCCTGGTGCCGCTCAACTGGCGGCTCACTCCGGCCGAGCTGATCTATCAGCTCAGCGACAGCCAGACCCGCCACCTCATCTTCGCGCCCGGCCTTGAGGACCTGGCCGCCCAGATCACCCCGGCCGCCAAGCTGGAGCGGCTGTGGGTGCTGGGAGGCGAGGACCATGGCGAGGCCGGCTCCTACGAGGCCGCCCTGGCCGCCCAGTCGGCTGAAGAGCCCGAACTGGACTACGCGGTGGACCTCACCTGCCCCCACCTCATTGTCTACACTTCGGGCACCACCGGCCGCCCCAAGGGCGCGGTGCTCTCCCAGGCCAACAGCATGTGGAACGCGCTCAACCTGCACGTGGACCTGGAGTTCACCAGCGCGGACCGCGAGCTGGTGGTGCTGCCCATGTTCCACATCGGAGGCATCGGCCTGTTCACCCTGTCGCTCATCTACGTGGGAGCCTCGGTGGTCACCCAGCGCGACTTCGACCTGGCCCAGATCATGCGCCGCCTGCGCGAGGAAGAGGTCACCCTGTTCTTCGCGGTGCCGGCCATGTATCTGCTGCTGATCCAGTCGCCGGATTTCGACCCCGGCGCTTTTGACAAGGTGCGCATGTGCTTCAGCGGCGGGGCTCCCCTGCCGCCATCGCTCATCGAGCAGTACCATGAGCTAGGCATCACCTTGCAGCAGGGCTACGGCATGAGCGAGGCCTCGCCCTCCACCACGGTGCTCTTGCCCCAATACGCCTGGGCCAAGCGGGGCTCGGTGGGGCGGCCCCACATGCATGTGCGCCTCAAGATCGCTGGCCCCAAGGACCAGGAGCTGCCCGTGGGCTCGGTGGGCCAGGTGTTGCTAAAGGGCCCCAACATCATGCAAGGTTATTGGAACCAGCCCGAGGCCAACCGGGAGGTGTTCGCGGGCGGTTGGTTCCACACCGGCGATTTGGGCCGTTTGGACGAGGACGGCTTTCTGTACATCGTGGACCGCCAGAAGGACATGTACATCAGCGGCGGCGAAAACGTGTACCCGGCCGAGGTGGAGCACGCCATCTTTGAGTTGGAGGATGTGGCCGAGGCGGCGGTGGTGGGGATGCCCGATCCCCGCTGGGGCGAGACGGGCATGGCCTTCGTGGTGCCCCGCCAGGGAGCCGAGCTGACCCAGGAGCGCATCCTGGAGCATCTGCGCACCCGCCTGGCCAAGTTCAAGCTGCCTCGCCAGGTGGTGTTCGTCCAGGCCCTGCCGCGCACCGCCTCGGGCAAGGTGATCAAGAACCGGCTGCGCGAGGGCTCCGCCTAGACGGGCCCCGCGCCCAGGAAGCAGACCATGGCCCCCGTTCAAGCGCCCCCGCCAAAAGACGAGGCCCCGGAACAGCCCCACTGGCGCCGCTGGCTCAAGTGGGGCGCTCTGGCCCTGTTGCTCATGGGCCTGGCCGCGGTGTGGCGCTTCACGCCCCTGGACAGCCTGCTGCAGGAATCCACCCTGGCCGCCTGGGCCGCCAAGCTCAAGGGCACCCATCTGGCCTCCCTGGCGGTGATGGCGGTGTACATGGCCGCGGGCGCGGCCATGGTGCCGGTGGCCATACTCACCGGGGCCTGCGGGCTCATCTTCGGCCCTTGGTGGGGCGCGGCCTACGCCCTCCTGGGCTGCATGGCCAGCTCGCTGATGCTCTACGCGGTGGGCCGGGCGGCGGGCCGCCACAAGGTGGGCCGGTGGTCCGGCGGCAGGCTGGGCCGTCTGACCCAACGCCTGGCCGACCACAGCCTGAGCACCATCATCCTGGCCCGCATCCTGCCGGTGGCCCCCTTCACGGTGGTCAACCTGGCGGCCGGGGCCACCAGGGTCGCTCTCTGGCCCTATGTGCTGGGCACCTTTCTGGGCGTGTTGCCCAACACCCTGGCCATCACCGTGTTCGCCGACCGGCTGCACCGCCTCTGGCGCGAGCCCCATTGGCAGGACGCACTGGTGGGCCTGGCGGTGCTGGCCGCCCTGGCCTTGCTCACCTGGGCCCTGCGCCGCTACACCCGCCGCCGCAAGGCGGCCCCGGCCTAGCCGGGGCCTTTATTTTCCGGGATAAAGCACCCGCCTACTCGGACAGGCGGCAGTGGTCCGGCCCCCTTATGATGAGCACCGGGCAAGGGCTGTGGCGTTGCACTTTCTCGGCCACCGAGCCGAAGAGCACCCCGGCCACGTCGCTGCGGCCCTTGCTGCCCACCACCAACAGATCGGCCTTTTCGTCCTTCACCGCCTTGATCACCTGCTCCCAGGGCAGCCCCTCGCGGAACACCAGGCGGGTGGGCACACCCTGAGTCTGGGACAGGAATTTCTTCTCAATGGATTCGCGGCGGCTGTCCTGCGCCTCGGCAATGGCCTTTTCGCGGTCAATGCCCAGCCCCGCTCCGCCGTAGCGTTCCACGGTATCCAGATAGCGGGTGTTGATCACATTGACCAACACCAACTCGGCCCCCATCCCCTTGGCCAGGACCAGGGCGTGCTCAAAAGTGTCCTTGGAGTACTTGGAAAGGTCGATAGCGGCCATGATCTTTTTGTACTGTACTTGGCAATCATCCATCTTCGTTACCTCTTTGGTGGTGCCGCGTAGGAAGTGTCGTTTATACCTTGATGATATATAGCCTTTTCAGGAGCCGTCAACTTTAAAGCCCCTTGATGGCTCGGGCCGTCTACAATGGTACATTAAATCCAGGTTCGCCCGCCGCCCCCGGGCAGCCGCCTACCCCACTCGCGCCCAGGAGCAGAACAGGTCTCATGTCAGGCAAGCCCCAAATCGCTCTGATCAACCCCGGTCTGGAATACGCCTCCAACCGCGGCCTCTCCTACACCCCCACCGGCCTGGCCATCCTGGCCGCCGTGCTTCAGAAGCAGGGCTTCGAGGTGGCCTGGCTGGATATGCAACTGGCCGAGCCACAGGAGCTGGCGCCCCTGGTGCGCTCCTTTTTGCGCGATTACCGGCCGGTCATGGTGGGCGTGGGCGGCACCAGCAACACCCGCTTCGAGAGCTTTGCCATCGCCCAGGCGGCCAAGGCCGAGCACCCCGAGACCCTGGTGGTCTTCGGGGGCAGCCACGCCACCTTCACCGACCTGGACACCCTGGAGCACGTCCCGGCCATCGACTGCGTGGTGCGCGGCGAGGGCGAGGATACCTTGAGCGAGCTGGCCGACCAGGTGGCCGGCGGCGGCCGCGACTTCGGCCCCATCAAGGGCCTCACCTGGCGCAACGGGGCGGGCATCGCGGTGAACCCCGGCCGCGAGCGCATCAAGGAACTCTCCCGCCTGCCCTGGCCGGACTATGACCTGATTCAGGGCCACCGCTACATCAGCCCCATGCAGATCAGCGAGGAGCCTGGGCTCTCCACCCTGTCTTCGCGGGGCTGCCCCTATGGCTGCGCCTTCTGCTCCTCCACCGCCATGTGGGGCAGCAGCTACACCGCCCGCGAGTCGGCCGACGTGGTGGACGAGATCCTCATGCTCAAAGAGCGCTACGGCATCAAGGGCATCAAGTTCTACGACTCGATCCTATCGCTCAACCGCAAGCGCCTGGTGGAGCTGTGCACCCAGCTCATCGACCGGGGCGCCCAGGTGCATTGGGAGTGCGACGTGCGGGCAGACACCGTGGACCCCGAGCTGCTGGACGTCATGCGGGAGTCGGGCTGCTACATGATCTCCATGGGCCTGGAGTCGGCCGACGAGAACGTGCGCCAGTGCATCGGCAAGAAGCTCCGGGTGGAGCAGCTGGAGCAGGCAGCAGCCTGGGCCAAGGAGCGCGGCATCTTCGTCAAGGCCTTCCTGATGGTCGGCAACCCCGGCGAAACCCTGGCCTCGGCCCACAAGACGGTGGAGTTCATCGACAGCCACGTGGGAGTCATCGACCGCATGCCCCTGGGCCCGGCCAAGATCTACCCCGGCACCCTCCTGGAAAAGATCGCCATGGACAAGGGCTACCTTCCGGCGGACTGGTCCTGGTCGGAGTATTACAAGGTGGAGGCCCACGCCAACGTGTGGGGCGAGCTCTACACCCCCTTGTTCCTGCAACCCGGCTTCGGCTTCGAGGAGATCAACAAGGCGATGTACCACTACTTCGAGGTGCATCAGCGCCACTTCCCGGACCTGCCCCAGGCCCTGCCCAACCTCAGCCCGGGCAGCCTGCTCAAGCGCCTGAAACGGGTGCGCTCGGCCGGCGAGGCCGCCGAGCTGGTAGTCAAGGGCATAAAAGCCCTGCGCCAGAAGCTCAACCGCAGCCTGTAGCGGCGGTGAGGCGCGGCGAAAGCGCATAGGGTAGAAAAGATTAAGAGGTTGGGGGAAAAGGGGGGATGCGGCGGATTGCTCTACTGGGGCGCACCTGTTCGGCCGTTCAATTACCCAGCCCGAGGGGAGCCATCCCCGGCATAACAAGGTTTTTTCTGGCCGCGCATATCCCCCTGTCGGCCATAGCCGTCACGCTCCCGTGGCGGGTGGACCAAACCGCACACCCCTCCACGGCCTAGCGCCGCCCCGGCGGCCTTCCCCTTCCAAACTTCTTTTTTATATGATGCCGCCCCGGCGCGGGGCTTCGGATCTTGCTAGCGCCTCAGGCTTCCTTGAGGTTCTCGAAGTAGTCGATCACGAAGTTGATGTGCGAGCGCATGTAGTCAAAGGCCGCGTGGGTGTCGTGGGCCTTGATGGCCGCCAGCACCCTCTCGTGCTGGAGATGCACCAGGTCAACGTTGACCAGGTCCTGGTAAAGGATCTGCAAGTTCTCGCGGATGCCCGCGGCCATGTAGTCATAGAAGTGCTTCATGAGCTGCACTTGCAGGCGGTTCTTGGTGGCGTAGGCGATGCGCATGTGGAAGTAAACGTCTTCCGAGCTGCCCAGGCCGCCCTTTTTTATCTGGGCGTTCATCTCGGCCAGGCTGCGCTCCAAGAGGACGATGTCCTCCTCGTTGGCCCGACGGGCGGCCAGCACCGCGCTGTTGCACTCCAGACCCAGGCGCACCTCCAAGAGCTCGGTAAGGCTCAGGGATTGGCCCTCGATCATCAGGCCCAATGGGTTGCGTTCCAGGCCCTCGTGATGGTTGGCCACGAAGGTCCCCTGCCCCTGGCGCTGCTCCACCAGGCCTAGGCTTACCAAACGGCTCACCGCGTTGCGCACCGTGGGCCGGCTCACCCCCATCTGCAGGGCCAGCTCCCGCTCCGGCGGCAGCTGATCCAGGGGCTTCAGCTGGCCCCGGAAGATCATGTCCCGCAGCTGCTCGAAAACCTGATCCGAGATTTTTTTGGGTTGCACCGGCTTGAAGCGGCTCATCATGGCTCCCGGCGTTAGGGGCTACGCCTAAATTGGTAATACCTTACACCACCTTATTCGCGCAGTAAATCTTATTCAGCTCCGGCTAGCCCTAGCCGGCCCGCCCAGGCCGTTTCGCCCCGTGACTCCACTCCCAGGCCCGGCCCAGGCTGTGCATTTTCTCGCATAATGAGATGCGCACCCGTCAAACAGGGCCAATGGTATGTTACATTGTCCTTAATACCTCCTTACCTTACCTTTCGATCATACTGATTATTTCCAGCTATCCAACATATTAGGCCGTTGGGCTAAAATTTTTCGGTTGACAGACGCGGGGGTTTTTACGTATCCCTAAATTGGTCTTACCAATTGACCGTAAGTAACCGGAAGGCTGCTTGCCCTGCCTGCTCGGCCCTTGGCAGGCCCTCCGAAGACTCTGGCCCAGGCCGAAACCGATGCGCCGCATTGAGGCGTTTCGTCCATATAAACCCGCCGCGCCTTGTGCGGCGGCTCCCTGCGGGAGCCTCCGGCCGGGCGGGCAAGTGACCTGAAAGCCAATGTACGAAGGGAGGAAGGCATGCGCAAAGCAGCCAAACTTTTGACCCTGGTGATGGCCCTCAGCCTGCTGATGGCCGCGCCCGCCCTGGTCTCGGCCAAGGAAAAACCCGTTCTGCTCAAAGTCCCGGTCACCTTCTCCACCGAGCTGCCCGGCTTGGGCTCCACCATCAAGTGGGTCTCCGAGCGCATCGGCACCCTGAGCGGCGGGGCCATCAAGATGAAGGTCTACGAGCCCAAGAAGCTGGTGGCGCCTTTCGAGATTCTCGAGTCCGTGTCCAAGGGCAAGGTCAACGCCGGCTACTCCATGAGCGCCTACTGGGCCGGCAAGATCAACGCCGCTCCCATCTT is a window from the Desulfarculaceae bacterium genome containing:
- a CDS encoding long-chain fatty acid--CoA ligase — encoded protein: MGGIGHWLTRRAVLSAERIAVIDGERRISYSRLNQRVNQLARALAEGGLRRGDRLSMLALNCLEWVEAVMATAKLGVILVPLNWRLTPAELIYQLSDSQTRHLIFAPGLEDLAAQITPAAKLERLWVLGGEDHGEAGSYEAALAAQSAEEPELDYAVDLTCPHLIVYTSGTTGRPKGAVLSQANSMWNALNLHVDLEFTSADRELVVLPMFHIGGIGLFTLSLIYVGASVVTQRDFDLAQIMRRLREEEVTLFFAVPAMYLLLIQSPDFDPGAFDKVRMCFSGGAPLPPSLIEQYHELGITLQQGYGMSEASPSTTVLLPQYAWAKRGSVGRPHMHVRLKIAGPKDQELPVGSVGQVLLKGPNIMQGYWNQPEANREVFAGGWFHTGDLGRLDEDGFLYIVDRQKDMYISGGENVYPAEVEHAIFELEDVAEAAVVGMPDPRWGETGMAFVVPRQGAELTQERILEHLRTRLAKFKLPRQVVFVQALPRTASGKVIKNRLREGSA
- a CDS encoding TVP38/TMEM64 family protein yields the protein MAPVQAPPPKDEAPEQPHWRRWLKWGALALLLMGLAAVWRFTPLDSLLQESTLAAWAAKLKGTHLASLAVMAVYMAAGAAMVPVAILTGACGLIFGPWWGAAYALLGCMASSLMLYAVGRAAGRHKVGRWSGGRLGRLTQRLADHSLSTIILARILPVAPFTVVNLAAGATRVALWPYVLGTFLGVLPNTLAITVFADRLHRLWREPHWQDALVGLAVLAALALLTWALRRYTRRRKAAPA
- a CDS encoding universal stress protein, whose product is MDDCQVQYKKIMAAIDLSKYSKDTFEHALVLAKGMGAELVLVNVINTRYLDTVERYGGAGLGIDREKAIAEAQDSRRESIEKKFLSQTQGVPTRLVFREGLPWEQVIKAVKDEKADLLVVGSKGRSDVAGVLFGSVAEKVQRHSPCPVLIIRGPDHCRLSE
- a CDS encoding B12-binding domain-containing radical SAM protein encodes the protein MSGKPQIALINPGLEYASNRGLSYTPTGLAILAAVLQKQGFEVAWLDMQLAEPQELAPLVRSFLRDYRPVMVGVGGTSNTRFESFAIAQAAKAEHPETLVVFGGSHATFTDLDTLEHVPAIDCVVRGEGEDTLSELADQVAGGGRDFGPIKGLTWRNGAGIAVNPGRERIKELSRLPWPDYDLIQGHRYISPMQISEEPGLSTLSSRGCPYGCAFCSSTAMWGSSYTARESADVVDEILMLKERYGIKGIKFYDSILSLNRKRLVELCTQLIDRGAQVHWECDVRADTVDPELLDVMRESGCYMISMGLESADENVRQCIGKKLRVEQLEQAAAWAKERGIFVKAFLMVGNPGETLASAHKTVEFIDSHVGVIDRMPLGPAKIYPGTLLEKIAMDKGYLPADWSWSEYYKVEAHANVWGELYTPLFLQPGFGFEEINKAMYHYFEVHQRHFPDLPQALPNLSPGSLLKRLKRVRSAGEAAELVVKGIKALRQKLNRSL
- a CDS encoding FadR family transcriptional regulator; translation: MSRFKPVQPKKISDQVFEQLRDMIFRGQLKPLDQLPPERELALQMGVSRPTVRNAVSRLVSLGLVEQRQGQGTFVANHHEGLERNPLGLMIEGQSLSLTELLEVRLGLECNSAVLAARRANEEDIVLLERSLAEMNAQIKKGGLGSSEDVYFHMRIAYATKNRLQVQLMKHFYDYMAAGIRENLQILYQDLVNVDLVHLQHERVLAAIKAHDTHAAFDYMRSHINFVIDYFENLKEA